A genome region from Synchiropus splendidus isolate RoL2022-P1 chromosome 5, RoL_Sspl_1.0, whole genome shotgun sequence includes the following:
- the slc16a3b gene encoding monocarboxylate transporter 4, with the protein MGGAVVDDGPTGVKAPDGGWGWAVLFGCFVITGFSYAFPKAVSVFFKELIREFNVGYSDTAWISSILLAMLYGTGPLCSVLVNKFGCRPVMMAGGLFASLGMILASFATRIIYIYLCVGVITGLGLALNFQPSLIMLNRYFSEKRPLANGLAAAGSPVALCCLSPLGQVLQYQYGWRGGFLILGGILLNCCACGALMRPLVPPKKKPHELEDGEPPAEEEKPQPRRKLLDFTVFKDRGFLVYTVAASVMVLGLFVPPVFVVNYAKGLGYEDTKSALLLTILGFVDMFARPLCGVIAGLKWVRPRSVYFFSFAMMFNGITDLVGSQASDYGGLVVFCIFFGMSYGMVGALQFEVLMAIVGTEKFSSAIGLVLLMEAIAVLVGPPGAGRLLDYTHKYMYVFLLAGCEVTLSAFLMALGNIFCLKRRQQEPQARLEMAMTLAEKEVLNCVADVQEEAGEWKDKNNGEASSETREAEQGKSSA; encoded by the exons ATGGGAGGCGCAGTGGTGGACGACGGGCCCACAGGTGTGAAGGCTCCAGACGGCGGCTGGGGATGGGCGGTGCTGTTCGGCTGCTTTGTCATCACAGGGTTCTCCTACGCTTTCCCTAAAGCTGTTAGCGTTTTCTTTAAGGAACTGATTAGAGAGTTCAATGTGGGCTACAGCGACACCGCCTGGATATCATCCATACTGCTGGCAATGCTGTACGGCACAG GTCCACTGTGCAGCGTTCTGGTGAACAAGTTCGGGTGCCGACCGGTGATGATGGCAGGAGGACTGTTTGCCTCGCTGGGAATGATTCTGGCATCGTTTGCCACTAGAATAATATACATCTACCTCTGTGTTGGAGTCATAACAG GTTTGGGTCTGGCCCTCAACTTCCAGCCCTCACTGATCATGCTTAACCGTTACTTCAGTGAGAAGCGACCCCTGGCCAACGGGCTGGCGGCGGCGGGCAGCCCTGTGGCGCTCTGTTGCCTCTCCCCACTGGGACAGGTTCTGCAGTACCAGTATGGCTGGAGGGGGGGATTCCTCATATTAGGAGGGATACTGCTCAACTGCTGCGCCTGTGGCGCCCTCATGAGGCCGCTGGTGCCGCCCAAGAAAAAGCCTCACGagctggaggacggagagccCCCCGCCGAGGAGGAGAAGCCGCAGCCGAGGAGGAAGCTGCTGGACTTCACCGTGTTTAAAGACAGAGGGTTCCTGGTGTACACGGTGGCAGCCTCAGTCATGGTGCTGGGCCTGTTTGTCCCGCCCGTGTTTGTGGTCAACTATGCCAAAGGACTCGGCTACGAAGACACAAAGTCAGCGCTGCTGCTCACCATCCTGGGGTTCGTGGACATGTTCGCACGACCCCTGTGCGGCGTCATCGCCGGCCTGAAGTGGGTCCGGCCCAGAAGCGTCTACTTCTTCAGCTTTGCTATGATGTTCAACGGCATCACCGACCTCGTAGGCTCCCAG GCCAGCGACTACGGCGGTCTGGTGGTCTTCTGTATCTTTTTCGGAATGTCGTACGGGATGGTGGGAGCCCTGCAGTTTGAGGTTCTCATGGCCATTGTCGGCACTGAGAAGTTCTCCAGTGCCATCGGACTGGTGCTCCTCATGGAGGCCATTGCTGTACTCGTGGGTCCTCCTGGGGCAG GTCGCCTGCTGGATTACACCCACAAGTACATGTACGTGTTCCTACTGGCCGGCTGCGAGGTGACGCTGTCCGCCTTCCTCATGGCCCTGGGCAACATCTTCTGCCtgaagaggaggcagcaggagCCGCAAGCCAGGCTGGAGATGGCCATGACTCTGGCGGAGAAGGAGGTGCTGAACTGCGTGGCAGACGTGCAGGAGGAGGCGGGCGAGTGGAAGGACAAGAACAACGGAGAAGCGTCAAGTGAGACAAGAGAGGCGGAGCAGGGGAAGAGCTCGGCGTGA